One segment of Gemmatimonadaceae bacterium DNA contains the following:
- a CDS encoding PASTA domain-containing protein: protein MGFRALPKRAFPYLLVAMFGFMIAYVGLFFFAFPADVLPDNVRVPNVVGMSYDEAAAALEKSGFPVVKGDTRFHKTTPENQILQQDPPANSLQKRGVDVTVAISGGQRGATVPNVVGLSQQQARIAIENAGFQMGSVMERTGDQPRGAVIDSEPAAGATLQLPAVVNIGISQGPATVGLPDLTGRTLADARSAIEQLGLQVGGTTRDTSSIQPENTVIGQVPAPGQKISAGGRVNLTISRFPPVPQAVPIDTLVPPDSLSRLSPSSLPGGAW, encoded by the coding sequence GTGGGTTTCCGCGCGCTGCCGAAGCGCGCATTTCCCTACCTCCTGGTTGCGATGTTCGGGTTCATGATCGCCTATGTGGGTCTCTTTTTTTTCGCCTTCCCGGCCGACGTACTGCCCGACAACGTGCGCGTCCCCAATGTTGTCGGGATGAGTTACGATGAGGCAGCGGCGGCTCTCGAAAAGTCCGGGTTTCCGGTAGTCAAAGGCGACACACGCTTTCACAAGACAACCCCCGAGAATCAGATCCTGCAGCAGGATCCGCCAGCGAACAGTCTTCAGAAACGCGGGGTTGATGTCACGGTTGCGATCAGCGGTGGCCAGCGCGGTGCGACGGTACCCAATGTCGTCGGCCTGAGCCAGCAGCAGGCACGAATTGCGATCGAGAACGCGGGCTTTCAGATGGGATCGGTGATGGAGCGAACTGGTGATCAGCCACGTGGGGCCGTGATCGACAGTGAGCCGGCCGCCGGTGCGACACTTCAGTTGCCGGCGGTGGTTAACATCGGCATCAGTCAGGGCCCTGCGACCGTAGGGCTGCCGGATCTCACCGGCAGGACTCTCGCTGACGCTCGGTCGGCCATCGAACAGCTCGGCCTTCAGGTTGGCGGCACCACACGCGACACGAGCTCGATACAACCTGAGAACACCGTGATTGGGCAGGTTCCGGCGCCAGGTCAGAAGATCTCAGCCGGCGGCCGCGTCAATCTGACAATCTCGCGTTTTCCACCGGTTCCTCAGGCTGTGCCAATTGATACACTGGTACCGCCCGACTCGCTTTCGCGTCTGTCGCCGAGCAGCTTGCCGGGCGGTGCCTGGTGA
- the rpe gene encoding ribulose-phosphate 3-epimerase translates to MKVRIAPSALSADFGKLADEIAMCVAGGADMIHMDVMDGRFVPNITFGEKMIATVRRITTLHLDVHMMVEEPERYFESFANAGATGMTIHSEAAPHLQRQLALIREHGCLAGVAMNPGTSLEPLREVVGDIDLVLVMTVNPGFGGQEFLDASTGKVARARRMLDDSRCGAALEVDGGISRETIEKVWRAGADTFVAGSAIFTSDDPCREIGVLRGLCVETA, encoded by the coding sequence GTGAAGGTCCGGATCGCGCCATCGGCGCTCAGCGCTGACTTTGGAAAACTGGCGGACGAAATCGCCATGTGCGTCGCCGGCGGGGCAGACATGATTCACATGGATGTGATGGACGGCCGATTCGTGCCCAACATTACTTTCGGTGAGAAGATGATTGCGACGGTTCGCCGCATCACGACGCTCCATCTGGACGTTCACATGATGGTGGAGGAGCCCGAGAGGTATTTCGAGAGCTTCGCAAATGCCGGCGCGACGGGAATGACGATTCACTCGGAAGCCGCACCTCATCTGCAGCGACAGCTTGCCCTGATACGGGAGCACGGGTGTCTCGCGGGAGTCGCGATGAATCCCGGGACCTCCCTCGAGCCGCTGCGCGAAGTAGTCGGCGACATCGATCTTGTGCTCGTCATGACTGTCAATCCCGGCTTCGGCGGTCAGGAGTTCCTTGATGCCTCGACGGGAAAGGTTGCGAGGGCGCGCCGCATGCTCGACGACTCGCGATGCGGGGCGGCACTCGAAGTCGATGGCGGCATTTCACGTGAGACGATAGAAAAAGTCTGGCGTGCCGGCGCTGATACGTTTGTGGCCGGCAGTGCGATATTTACCTCGGACGATCCGTGTCGCGAGATCGGGGTGCTTCGCGGACTTTGCGTCGAAACGGCGTGA